TTGACGTACCAGACGACGGGTTAACATTCCGTCGCCGTTCGCATCTTCGCCTGCGTCCAAAGCGGCATTACCTAATCCGCCTGCAACGGCTCGATCTTCATTTTCATGGGTGATCGTGATGGGATCACTGAATCGGGTGAATTCTTCGTTGAGCGGAATCTGAAAACGGATCGTTCTGCCGTTATCAAGCACTTCAAGACCACGCACGTTTGGGGGTAGCAGATCGCCCGCTTCCTGCGGCTGGATGGCCGTTTCTACTTCTCTACACAGCGAAATCATAAGGCTCCGTGCTTCGGATTGAAGTTCGCTTTGTGTCTTACTCAGTGAGACCGCGCCAATGGTCGTTTGGATCGCCACAAAGACAAAATACGAAAGGAAAATAACAAGCATCAGCGCGATGACGACTTCGACGAGTGTAAATCCTGCTCTTTTCATAGCGCTAAATCCTTAATGATCCGAAATGATAGCGCTTGCAGACATTGTATAGCGCCGCACTCGCAATCCTGTCCATGAGGTGGTCACCGTCACAAAGACAGGATTTGTGTTCATTGCAGGCGAAAGACTTGTACGGGCAATGTTTCCTGATCCATCGGTACAATGAAAGGCATACTCTTGCCATGGTAATAAAAAGAAGGGCTGCCACTGATTGATTTCCGCCGGTTTGATTCGATCTTTAGAGGTCGGAAATTTCCCGATCCATTCTAAAAGGACACAGGGAATCAGCGGATTATCTTCTGAACAACCGGAAGTAGGCTCAGCGTTATAAGCGACCTGACGTAAATTCGACAAAACAGACTTGCACCCGTTCAGTGCATTGGTCCGTTGTTCTTCTATCAATAAAACATGAAAGGAACTGATCAGGCTTTGCGCAACCACACCAAGTACTATTAGAAAGAGGCTCATAGCAAAGGTAATTTCCATGAGCGTAAATCCTTTGCGGTCGGAGCCCTTTCCGAAACAAAATATGTTATCTCGCCATATTATCAGCATCTTATTTGTACTCAGCATCCTATTTTTCCTGTACATAGTGTACCCAATCAACACGTCAATAGGCAAATCCATTCCTGAAAAACACTACATCAAAATACTCCTTTTTATAGAAAAGAGGGGTTTAATGCACGATACTTTTTTGGTTTTTTGGATATACAATCTGTTAATTTCTCTCCTACAATAGCGATGCAAAAAGACCCTATCAAACACGCGGTCTTAATCTCCTCGGTGGTCGATCTCAACAGGGATTTTTAAAAGGCTGTCTCCGTTCTGATTCGGTTCATCACGTCCGGGTTTGGAATCCTTCCGCTGTTTATGCTATTAATCTTACAATAAAGTGTGCGGGTTCCGGGTATAATACAGTATTTATAATCGGCGTATGCCTACATTGTATACCCATGTCATTATTCATGAACCATACTTGTAGAAGCAGGATTACGAACTACATGACGAAAATACATCCAACAGCGATCATAGATCCCAGCGCCGTGCTGGGTGAAAATGTGGAGATAGGTCCTTATACGATTGTTGAAGAACATGTGCAGCTGGGAGAGGGTTGCGTCATTGGTCCCCATTGCGTCATTGGCAAAGGGACCCACATGGGCATCAACAACCAAACTTTCAGCGGCGCGCAAATCGGTGTTTGCCCCCAAGATCTCAAACATCTTACCGATCGCATCGGCCGGACAGTCATAGGCGACCACAACATATTTCGTGAAAGCGTTACAGTCAGCTCCGGGACGGTCTACCAAGAAGATGATAGGGAAAAACAAACCAAAATCGGGGATCGCTGTCTGTTTATGGCTTGCTGTCATGTGGCGCACGATTGCAACATCGGTAACCGCGTTGTGATGGCGAACAACAGCGGTCTTGCCGGGCATGTGGAAGTGCAAGATGGCGCGATTCTTGGCGGTTTGGCCGGTGTCCACCAGTTTTGCAGAATCGGTACCATGGCCTTTATCGGCGGCATGTCACGGATCAATATGGACGCTTTGCCGTATATGATCATGGAAGGTCATCCGGCGCGCTGTTACGGCCCCAATGTGGTTGGCTTAACCCGCAACGGCTTCGGCAAAGACGCGATCATGCGCATCCGCCGCTGCTTCAAACTACTCTATCGTTCCGGTTTAAATACTAGTCAGGCGCTAAAAGAAATCGAGAAAAGCATTGATGACGGCGATGATAAACACGTCTTAATTGAATTCATCCGCTCTTCTCAACGCGGCATTTTACGGTAATACCTTAAAAAAACATTGCAATCATTCATCTCCCCTGTTATAGTGATTGACGAAGTGTTGGACGTGTAGGACAATCTTGTTGAGCGGCTTTAGAAACGCCCGGGACGAGGGATTTGCGATGGATAAACGGAGCATACTGATTACAGGCTGCGGCGGTTTCTTAGGCCGTTTTATTCTTGACCACTATGTACGGCACTATCCGGATTATCACTTCTTCTTACTGGAACAAGGTTCCTTTCTCACGAACTTAAAAAAACGACTTGAAACAGAGTATCCATCCGAAAGCAATGCCGGTCGTTTTTGTGTTTTCGAGGGAGATATTACCCGATCCGATTTGGGTATTGATAAGGGACTGCGCCAACGCATATCCGATCACACCATAGCCGCCATTCACTTGGCGGCACTCTACCATCTCGCCGCTCCGCGGGAAGTGTCCATGCAAATCAATGTGGCAGGCACACGCCATGTCCTTGATTTTTGCAGCGCCTTAAGACAATTGCGTCGTTTTGCCCATGTCAGCACCATTGCCGTAGCGGGCACATACCGGGGCATCTTTGATGAACGGGATTTCGATGTGGGGCAAGGTTTCAAAAACTACTACGAGGAAACTAAATTTCTGGCAGAACAATTGGTTCGTGACTATACAAGCGATTTCTCCACCTTTATCTTTCGACCTGCCGTGGTGATGGGTCATAGCAAAACTGGCTTCATCGATAAAGTGGACGGGCCTTATTATCTTTGGGTCAGTCTGGCGCGACGTCTGCTGCTCATCGCTCCTGACAGCGGTCCCGTGCGGAATAATGTGGCGCCTGTTGATTTTATTGCGGAAGCTTTGGTGGAACTCTTCGAGAAAGAAACAGCAATTGCCGGCACCGCCTTCACGCTCATCGATCCTAATCCGCTCAGCTACAACGAATTTCTTGATCAGTCCTGCGCATGTTGGCCGCGCAGGAAGCCTTTGCTGCGGCTGCCCTATCGTTATTTTGCGCCCTTGGCACGGTGGCGTTTTTTTGAATGGATTTCCGGCATTCCATGGCAAGCCTTTCAATATGCCGACCAAGATATCCGCTATACCGCGCCGGAAACTACGGAGCGATTGGCAGCCTTGGGCGTGCACTGTCCCCCCTTCACCGACTATCTCCCGATGTTGGTTCAGTATTTCAAAGATCACTTGCAAGATCAGGCACTGCGCCGCGGAAATTGGCGCGCTCTGCTGCGTCAATGAAAGACAGCGCAAGAATCTATTGGGCTATAAGCGTTGTATTCCCAGTCCGCCGCCAACTTCAATGACAGCGCCGGGACTGTAATCAAAGTATCCGGCACACAAGCCTACCACCGCCTTCCCCACATCTTCGGGGCTGCCCCAACGCTCGTTTAACAACAATCCTTCGGCGATAAGTCGGTCATACTTTTCTTTGGCGGCGCTGCTCATGTCCGTTGCGATGATACCGGGCTGCAGATCGTAGACATTGATACCTTGTGGTGCAAGTACTGCAGCGAAACATTGTGCCGCCATACTTAATCCTGCTTATCTGATACAGTATTCAGCGCGGTTGGTGCTGACAATACGCGATGAGACGCTGGTAATAAAAATAATTTTGGGGGCTACAGACGTCCCCTTTTCTACTTGTCGCAGCATTTGTCTTGCCACTCCTTGTGTGAAAAAGAATGGACCGCGCAGATTAATATCGGTGAGGCGATCAAAACTTTCCGGAAGACAGTGCATCATATCACGGCGTTCTAAAGGCGCGACCCCGGCATTATTAACAAGCACATCAATCCGTCCAAACGCGGAAAGACTTTGTGCGATCAAGCTTTCATGTTCGTCCAATGCAGCAATATTCCCTGCCAACGGCAGGAATTGTACACCGTGGGCCTCCACTTCGCCTTTGACCCGATACAGACCACTTTCTTGGTTATCGGGATCTGCCTTTGTTGCCATACCGGCAATATGATAGCCCGCCGCTGCCAATGCCAAGGCAATACCTTTACCTATACCTCTGCTTGCTCCCGTAATAAGGGCAACACCTGCGGTCATTTGTTTCTTCTCCTGCCGTCGTTTTTTATGCTGTCCCGTTTATCCAAAAAAATCTAAAAATGTTTCTTCGATAATCCGATTGCGCTCCAGCATATTTTCAATTTCTTTTATTTTTTTATGGTCTTTTTTCAAGGTTGCATCGGCAAGGGCAGTCATCAAGGATTCACGCAATTTGCCTAACCCGCTTCGAACCATTTCCATCAGTTGTTCCGGGGACGGCGTCCGCTCCTTGAGCATGGCATGCAATCCCTCTTGATTGTTGATCTTCAAAAAAGTGGTGAATATAACAGGCGCATCTTCCGCGTCTTGGTCGACGATGAGTATCTCATCCAATTCTTCGAGCCACGTATGCAACTCGGATTCGGAGAGATCCGGTGCCTCGTCGCCGCAGAGCGACAATAAGGTTGTGAGCGAAACCAAAGGATGTTCCGATTCTCTCAGGGCAGTAACACATTTCTTGAGGATTCGATCACGTTTCAATTGGTTTTTTTCCGGAAAAGGAAGGATGGACATCAATGGATCCTCTTATATACTGACTTTTCTTTGCACGATACAGGCGCAGTTATTTCCGCTCATTCTTCGAGCAAATCTACTTCTTTCAAAGTCCAGGTGTTTCGGTTGATGCGCACTGTTTTGATTTCGTGCGGGCTAAAGACCAGTTTAAAACACTTATCGAAATAAGGCAGATGCAGCCGTGTTTCCGCAGAACGTCCCGCCGTCTCGTAGCCGCGGATGATAATATCATCACCGTCTTCCGAGCATTTAATCACGCTCAGCAGCACATTGTCCGACTCCGTGCCGAGAAGACCCGCCTGCAGCGTTCGGTCGCCGGGATGCGAAGATTCGGGATGGACAATAGGCGGCGCATTGAGTTCCCAAGCGGCTTTCACGACACCGGCATCGCGCCAGTCGCCAATATGCGGCATGAGCGAGAGTTTCACACGCTGCCATCCCTGATCCATAATGGGCCAACAGGCGTTCGACTCAAAGCGGCCATTGTCGTGATGGGCGTAGGCGGGACTGCGCAGCAAGGACACACGGATCATCCCATCCAGCACATCAAAACCATATTTACAATCATTGAGTATGGCAAGTCCGTAGGGAATGCCGTCGATGCTGCCTGTCAGATCAATCCATTGCTGCCCCGGTTCTTCTTGTCCGTTGGGCATGCGGATTTGATATCCGTAAGGCACGTCATAGGTCGCCAACCCTTCTTGAATGTTGGTATTAAACATAAGTTTTAACATTTGGTAGCGCTCTTGCCAGTTGATGCGCAGGTCGCAATCGATCCGGTTATCGTCTCGGTACAAGGTATATTCGGTGATCACTTCCGATTGCCCGTAACGGCTCACAATGCGCATGGTGACCTGTACATCACCCTGTTCAACGATACGCATATCGGTGACGGTGAAGCGCCCCGCCTCTACCCGGTATTCGTCGACGCCGTGGCTCCACGTGTCGCTGTGGTCGACCATAGCTGCCAACACATTGCCGCCTGTGCCTACTTCAAGTTTGTGGGTATTATCGACGAGCCGCACGATTTCGCCGGTACACGGGTTAAATTCAATGCGCCACCACATATTTTGAAGGCAACAGGGGCCTGCCTCTAGGGGCAGGGCTTTCCGCGCCATTTTGGCGCCGTCACGGACATGAAAGACACGGTATCCCATGGCGGGCAGTTCCGCTAAGAAACGGTATTGTTTATGGCCGATCCGCTCGCCGCGGATAGGCTGGCTCAGGACTACAGTTTCTACATCGTCAACAAAATGGACCGGCTTTTCCAGAAAGCGTTCCACACTGGGCGGCGCAGTCAAGGGCGCTGTGACCGGCCACGGCAAGGGATTGAAAGCGATGATGGAATTACCTCCGGCTGAAGTGTCAACGTTTTTCGCAATCTTTTGTATGGCGGCATTTAGAATCACATCGGCACGATGCCGGGCAGCACCGAGCTGATCGCGCGAATCTTCATAGGTCGATTCGAGGCTGGTACCGGCTAGAATATCGTGGAATTGATTGTAGAGCAGGTCTTTCCAGCATTTTTCAAAGGCGTCGTGAGGATAGGCATCAAAGCCAAGGAGCCACGCAATGGTGGCGAAGCGCTCCGCCGTCATTAAGGTATGTT
The window above is part of the Candidatus Hydrogenedentota bacterium genome. Proteins encoded here:
- a CDS encoding type II secretion system protein codes for the protein MKRAGFTLVEVVIALMLVIFLSYFVFVAIQTTIGAVSLSKTQSELQSEARSLMISLCREVETAIQPQEAGDLLPPNVRGLEVLDNGRTIRFQIPLNEEFTRFSDPITITHENEDRAVAGGLGNAALDAGEDANGDGMLTRRLVRQQSGQNRVIGASNNVAQVQFELLENQDILRITLILTRFTATRPRQLVRCQIQEDVYLMN
- the lpxA gene encoding acyl-ACP--UDP-N-acetylglucosamine O-acyltransferase; translated protein: MTKIHPTAIIDPSAVLGENVEIGPYTIVEEHVQLGEGCVIGPHCVIGKGTHMGINNQTFSGAQIGVCPQDLKHLTDRIGRTVIGDHNIFRESVTVSSGTVYQEDDREKQTKIGDRCLFMACCHVAHDCNIGNRVVMANNSGLAGHVEVQDGAILGGLAGVHQFCRIGTMAFIGGMSRINMDALPYMIMEGHPARCYGPNVVGLTRNGFGKDAIMRIRRCFKLLYRSGLNTSQALKEIEKSIDDGDDKHVLIEFIRSSQRGILR
- a CDS encoding NAD-dependent epimerase/dehydratase family protein — protein: MDKRSILITGCGGFLGRFILDHYVRHYPDYHFFLLEQGSFLTNLKKRLETEYPSESNAGRFCVFEGDITRSDLGIDKGLRQRISDHTIAAIHLAALYHLAAPREVSMQINVAGTRHVLDFCSALRQLRRFAHVSTIAVAGTYRGIFDERDFDVGQGFKNYYEETKFLAEQLVRDYTSDFSTFIFRPAVVMGHSKTGFIDKVDGPYYLWVSLARRLLLIAPDSGPVRNNVAPVDFIAEALVELFEKETAIAGTAFTLIDPNPLSYNEFLDQSCACWPRRKPLLRLPYRYFAPLARWRFFEWISGIPWQAFQYADQDIRYTAPETTERLAALGVHCPPFTDYLPMLVQYFKDHLQDQALRRGNWRALLRQ
- a CDS encoding SDR family oxidoreductase, which codes for MAAQCFAAVLAPQGINVYDLQPGIIATDMSSAAKEKYDRLIAEGLLLNERWGSPEDVGKAVVGLCAGYFDYSPGAVIEVGGGLGIQRL
- a CDS encoding SDR family NAD(P)-dependent oxidoreductase; the encoded protein is MTAGVALITGASRGIGKGIALALAAAGYHIAGMATKADPDNQESGLYRVKGEVEAHGVQFLPLAGNIAALDEHESLIAQSLSAFGRIDVLVNNAGVAPLERRDMMHCLPESFDRLTDINLRGPFFFTQGVARQMLRQVEKGTSVAPKIIFITSVSSRIVSTNRAEYCIR
- a CDS encoding alpha-mannosidase, whose amino-acid sequence is MEKVTLHMIGHGHIDPTWLWNWQEGFEEVRATARSVLNLMEEHDSFCFVCGSGCFYQWLKDSEPELFEKIKKRVEEGRWEIAGGFWVEPDCNIPCGESFVRQGLYSQRFFLREFGRICKVGFNPDAFGHAGTLPQILTKLRMTHYAYMRPEPYREMMYPGGTLFWWQAADGSQLLTSQIPLGYDAPAHEIVEKMKLLPGLSSLMPGQQHVLCFYGVGNHGGGPTRENLEHIDTYEQNNPQAKGKVQYSTLSKFFAAIEESTNKDAIPTLERELQHHGRGCYTAHSDIKRLNRQVEHTLMTAERFATIAWLLGFDAYPHDAFEKCWKDLLYNQFHDILAGTSLESTYEDSRDQLGAARHRADVILNAAIQKIAKNVDTSAGGNSIIAFNPLPWPVTAPLTAPPSVERFLEKPVHFVDDVETVVLSQPIRGERIGHKQYRFLAELPAMGYRVFHVRDGAKMARKALPLEAGPCCLQNMWWRIEFNPCTGEIVRLVDNTHKLEVGTGGNVLAAMVDHSDTWSHGVDEYRVEAGRFTVTDMRIVEQGDVQVTMRIVSRYGQSEVITEYTLYRDDNRIDCDLRINWQERYQMLKLMFNTNIQEGLATYDVPYGYQIRMPNGQEEPGQQWIDLTGSIDGIPYGLAILNDCKYGFDVLDGMIRVSLLRSPAYAHHDNGRFESNACWPIMDQGWQRVKLSLMPHIGDWRDAGVVKAAWELNAPPIVHPESSHPGDRTLQAGLLGTESDNVLLSVIKCSEDGDDIIIRGYETAGRSAETRLHLPYFDKCFKLVFSPHEIKTVRINRNTWTLKEVDLLEE